The genomic DNA AGAACCTTAGGAATGTgaagggaacagtatggagaatttacatactgatgttaaggtgggGAGGGTAAGAAGCTCCTCCGTGCTTAATTATTGAGGCCATAAAAGGAAgcaaggtggggggggggggagggaagggcgACGCTGAGGGTGCCTGGAGGGAAAAATGACATCTGCGACAACGATTGCAGCAAGGGAGctatttccaaaacaaaataaatgaaattacaAGACAGACTACTCTTACGGTTGCGTGTGATATTAGACGTGTCTGCCTTCCAGTTTTTCTAAGTCTACCGACATCTAattagtttggtttttttttcagaaaccttAAGAACATTATACTAATCCCTTAAGCCAATAATTGAACTTACTGGAAAGGGGAGGgtcattttctctttaagcgAAACTAAAATTTCTGTTTGATTAATGGATAAAATAAAGAGCCTTGATAAAGAGTTACGTAATATTTGGTCCAAAACTTGAATAACGTTACAACGTTATTTCTTGAGAGGAGTGAGTTTTAAAATTCTGATCGGctatcaatttttgttttcgtcttCCAGCTCCCTTCGCTCCTCGAGGATTTTCGGTCTGAGTCCCGGAGGCCTGGCGACTGATGGATATGATGGTCACGTGTTCTGGGATCAGGAGACGTGGATGTTTCCCCCGCTTCTCCTTCTACACCAAGATTTGGCGCGAACGTGTCTCGCTTACAGGTTTGAGCGGCTCCAAGCAGCTGAAGAAAAGGCTAAGAAATATGGATTCCGAGGTAGTTATCGAGAAAATGATTTCGTGTAAGGTACACCAATTACGAAGAAAGCAGTTGAAGATTTTGCAGATCCCAGATGCATGGGGAGTGAATATAGCATAAATGTATACGTTTTATGATGCAGACGTGAATCGGCTCCacaaattattgaaataaaaattttatttaagcgCAGATCTCGTGGCATTGGTCACGCAATCAAACGTGGAATCTTTGGAACAGCAGCTCAATTTATCCATTTTTGTTATCACAAAGGGGTTGATAATTTGAGCCTTGACGAGCTTCTTGTTTCAGTATAACTCGTGGGCATGTGTACCTATTGGCGtttaattctgatttttttttttaatttttccgttAAGGAGCAATGTTTCCATGGGAAAGTGCTGTGACTGGTTCAGAAGTGTGCCCCGGGGAGATTTACTCCGATTACGAGCAACATATCACAGGCGATATTGCATTCGCAGTCAGGCAGCTATGGATGGCATCAGGAGACCAACAATGGCTCCGGAGCCAGGCCTTTCCCCTTATTCGAGCCACTGCGGAATTCTGGGCGAGTCGCGCGATCTACAACGACTCCAAAAGAGGTTACGTCATTTACAACGTTATGCCACCGGACGAAGATGCTGAAGTCGTGAATAACTCGGCCTATACTAACATCATCGCCAAACTAAATCTAGAATTCGCCCACGAGGTCCTTCCGAATGCCTCCGAAAATTGGAAAACCATAGCACAGAACATGTACATACCGTTTGATTCCACAAACGACTATCACCCCGAGTACGATGGGTACCAAGGGATCGAGGTAAAACAAGCCGACGTTATCCTACTCGGATATCCACTAATGGTAAACATGAGCTCGCAGTTACGACGAAATGATCTGAGTTTCTACGAGCCCAGGACGAATCCGCGGGGGCCCGCCATGACCAAATCTATGTTCGCCATTAACTGGTTAGATATCGGTGAAAATTCTCGAGCAGAGAAGTCTTTCAATGCTAGTTACGTAAACGCAAAGATTCCCTTTATGGTTTGGACCGAGAGTGCGGACGGTGGGGGTGCTGTGAACTTCATCACAGGAGCCGGCGGATTTCTTCAATCCATTCTTTTTGGTTATGGCGGACTGCGTCTGCGCGATAGAAGACAACTTCAATTCAACCCCAAGCTTCCACCCGGGAGCACTGGATTAAAGTTTGTGGGTATCGATTACCATGGAAACAGCATAGACTTTGTGATTTCCGCATCGCATTCGCAGATTGTTGTTACGTCACGCCAACAATCAGCCCCAGTTCTCCAGGTGACAGTTCTCAGCTCAAAGGAGAAGTACCGTTTAGAGATTGGGGAGAAAATTGAAGTGTCCAATGAACCACTTATAATAAGCCCTCTCCAAGCTaacaaaataactgaaataaaacttttcgtGGAGACGGTATTAACATAAATGTCGATCACTTGAATAGTCAATAGATCCTGCCTAAAATTACCGGAAACCACTTCACTTCCCAGGCCCCCAAGCACCTAATGGAACTAATACTCAACGACTGTTCTCCGCAAAATAGTATTTAATAGCGAATGTCTGTGACTACACTGGTATACAACTCTGCtaaataaattatataataataGTTAACATAACACTTCTGGgaaatacaatacaatacaatataatGCTATCTTTGCGTCACATTTCCAAATCGGTCATTGTTCAACCAGATATATTACAAATAAACACTCCAGATTTcaagtttaaaagtttaaacAAGTTATTGATACAGGGAGAACTTTATGCGTCTGTTATTTTGTGTATGAATAAGAACGAATCGGCAACGTTCggtgaaaaaatttcaaagtgcGCGCGAGTATATATAGCAAGCATCCACTACAGCCTTGACCGTCTGAAAAGTAGGTAAATAACTTCCATATCAAGGGAAGCACCCAATAGAACTCTTCGGgttttttataaattaaggGCCAAGCCCACATATACAATAGTAAACCCCTTTACACTGGATAAAATACAACCCGTTTATAAAAATGGACTTCTCTAAAAGCTATAAAACTAAATTTCACTCGCTTGAACTTTCGAATAATCTATTTACAAgacattttcaatatttcaaaagcAGCTGGTTAGCTCAGCAACGCTATCTTTTAGAACTGTTCCCTCGAGGCGAATTGTGTCCTTTGGCgatctttttaaacatttgttttcctttggaaaagattccctttttctttttgggcGTGTCATCTGGAACGCTGTGAGTACCATTGATTGAGTTATACTTCTCTGGGGAATCCATGGGAGACTCCTGAAATGCAAACGGGACAGTTTTCGCTTGGTTATTCTACATAACTAAGTCATCACGCAACGCTTTGATGCAGTTGTTGACCAGAATTCTCACAGCGACGATTACTTTCCAGTGAAAAGCCTTGAAGGAGCTATACCGTGTTTTGTACAGCAAAGAATAATCAGCCTAAATGTTTCCAATTTGTTTCTCAACCATCCAcattatttctttgtatgttttttttaaccaaatagAGAGTTTGCGATTTCTTCAAGCTGAAGGTAATTTAGCAGGTATTCAAAACAACATGTCACTGctcctttaaaaataaaaaggtcaATAAAACCgtgttcatttgaaaaaaaaaagggggggtgGGGGCAGGAAAGTTTGTATTGAAGAAATAACTCGGCAAGTTTGACGGTAATTTCAGCAGAATACACTGTTTTCGAACACCAGTTCAATGGCAGATGTAGTCATTGATGAATGATTCGCCGTCAAAAACAACATCGCAACGAGTTTGTAGATAAATCCCATTCCTATATAGCTAACGAGTGTTTTAACGTACAGGTATTGAAGttcaaatttctgtttcaaCCCAACTGTGTGCCTCATTGAAAAAACCGCTATTTTATGGCTCACAGCTTTCTATATTACAAAGTacctattctttttttttttttttactcattggGGTAATCTTTTTCAGAAAATCTCTACCTTCCGCAAGTTATGGCTATCAATCGAATTAACACATTTCAAGTAACAGAAAGATGAGGAATTTCAGACACAAGTGAACAAACCCTGTTATAAATGAAAGATATGAAATCCAGTTTTGACTATTGCAAGGTCCCACGTTGAGGATAGCAAACTGAATTCaacgtctttttttttaccctgtTCTTAGTATGCATTAGAAATTAAATTTCCATAACCACAGGCATTGGGGAAAATCAGTTCAATAGTACGCAttaacacaaaaacaaaaaataaacaaaacatacgtgaaagaacagaaaaggaaaacaataacaaagatCACAGCGAAAAGAAAGCAATAGAAAATTAAGACTGGAAAAGCAAAAGTGAGTGAACGCAACAAAGAAAccgaaataaataaaaaacaaaatgactaACAAAAGAAACcgaacaaaaacaagaaaaaaaaactcgataCAAACTAAAAATAGCGCGTTTCAATTTATAGAAGATAGGCTACTAAtgtctgttttttaaaaaaaataattatttgacaCGACACCCTACTTTAATGGTTACCAGCCTAGCTTTAATGATTTACTTCGTATTGAAGCTTGTTGTCGTTCTCGTTATGGTTAAAGCTACTCCTCTACATCGTGAATGGTGTTTATTGTACTAACATAAACTGAGCTTTCCCCTGCCGCTGTTCCAAGGTCGTTCTTCACATCAGATAACAGTAAAATGCGAAGATTCCTAGCGGTATGATAGTTAAAACACTAAACTGGTAAGTATTGTTAGAAACGCTTCAAAACATGGAAAGAACAAGAACGAGTTATTTGATAATTTGATCAAACACACTGAAGGAAATGATTAATAATTACTTGGGTTTGGCGAACCAAGACAGGAAGAATCAGTATTCATTTCAGCTCTTTATCACCCAATAAGAATACGTTGCATTGCTTGGCAACGAGTCATCAATGAGAAGCCAAGGGCTAACTTCAACTGCATTCGATGTAAAAGTCAATCTCGACGGGATCTTTCGTTTCAAGGCAGCGTTCAACCGCTGGACTTAATCAACGGGAAACAAAATTGCGTCACCGAGAAAGGAGAGCAAGAGTGCGAGCAAAAGAATAGTGACATTCAGGCAGACGGACTTCCAGGTAAAGAGTAGTTCTAAGTTTCAAGAGGGCACATGCATAGAGATCCACTTTGAAAGACAAGAACGAAAGTGTCATAACAACTGAGTAAACGAGAGTGACACAAAACATTGCACAAAAACAGTAGTTCAGTAAGCACATGAGAGAAAGGAGGGAATAGTGTTGAAATAGtcgaaaaacttttttattaacTTACATGGCTGTCGTTACTTGTGTCAAGTTGAGATTCCTCCATGGGATCAGACaaactttcaagaaaatttgaaggtACCAAACCCCGAATTCCACGGAGCTCACCCTGAAAAAAGAGCACAGGCTAAGATTCAAATTTTGTATAAGCAATGTTTCCATTAGAACAAATTAAAGATCAGTGTTATAAATATCCCAGGATCGCATTAGTTTCGCCTATCTTtgtctgtgattggtctggaaaacaCGCGCCTCTCTCTCGGCAAATGAGGTGCCACAGTAACACCAATCGTGACTAGGTTAGTGCTATTCTCCCACGCTTCAGGCACTTTGCACCTACAAAAGTTTCCATTAAATTCATGCGATATTTAGCTCTTTTCTTGTAAATCATTTGTAAGGTTTTTATCTTTGGTTTCACGATACTCGATATGAAAGCCTTCTAAAAAACTTCTCGCCTCTTCATCTCTCAATTTCTGTGAGAAATCTATTTAACAACAGGAGCCTTTTTAAAAACGCTTTGGAAGGAAGGATAAAAAGGAACCACTGCGGACCCAGTAAGTAGAATATTCAACTTATAACTGAGTCACTCACTGTAAAGAACCCATCCTCGTCCATATCTCCGTATACATAAATTATATCACCAACTCTAAACTTGAGTTCAACCTGAAGAAGAAGAacgaaaagtaagaaaatacaACCACACCATAACGAAACGGAGACACTGGgagtaattaaccctttaactcccaagatctgattgtcaattctcccctgtagctgccacacatttccttttaaattagttatgagaacttggtgctagatcaagatagcagcttctacctgataagtttgaatattctcattacctgtttgctgaagaatgtatggatattgaagggagaagttttatgttaatcacttctgggagttaaaaggttaaatctACTTCAACAACGTAAACAAACATTACAACATTGCACGATACGTCAATCATCCGACGTAGATACTTGCTCAAATACACTGAGATCTCTTTCATCAGAGCTACAATTAAGCCAGAAGGGGTTGATTATTCTAGAGAGGTGGTCGTcaaaaaaaatgacattgcAAAATAAGGAAAGATTTGACTTTTAAATAGTACGGAGCAGAAGCGGCCATTTAAGGTTTGAGTATGCAACTCTTTAATTTCAACACTAGTTACCCCATCATTTAAAAAGACTACCAGTGACAGCAAAGTAGCGCATCATTGCAGGGTTAATTTTCCTTCCAGCCACCAGTGAAGTAATCCAGtaatatgtaaaataataaaagaaacgtGTCCTGATCAACTGCTGTTCTTACCTCACTATCAGGGTTGGGCGACAGAGTCTGTGGATCATAATCAAACAGAGCTACCATTCTCCTGGGTGGCAGCTGATAATTGTCACTCGATCTCGGGTCCTCAAATTCTTCGCCATCTTCTAGGATCACCTCCTCAAGCAAGTTGTCGGACGGGGTAGGGCCAGCTTCAGTCTCCTCTACCCGGGGAGCTTCCTCAAGGGGCTGGAGCTGGGCGGCAGATTCCTGAGTAATGCTCATGGAAGGCGTCGTGACAGTACTACCGGATTCTTCATCGTCGAGATGAACTTCTGATACCATATTGAACGGAATGTACCCCGCTCTCCCGTTTAGTTCGCCCCAGTAAAATCCATCTTCATCCTTGTCGCCGTAAATCTGGCAAGAGAGCGATTAAGTCGTCAACCAAATTATGAGCGGTTATCCTTTTCTGGAGAATCCAAGAAATTATAACGAATATGGTCGACCTAAATAGCTTGTTTTCAAGCGGACTGCATTTGAAGGCAATGTAACGGCTTTCATTGTCGACCATAGGAGTCGGcttcaagccgaaaaaaaaaaacgaacattCTTTGTTTGGCGAATACACCTTGCGCAACGTTTAAAAAATCACGTTCTTATTGATCACGGATGAAAACAAGACCAAACAAAACCTTTTGTGGAAAGGAGTGCTTGACCTCATACTCTATGTGAGAATGACAACTCTTGCCCAATCCTACCACTCCCCTTTCTTACCTTTATCAAGTCTCCTTCATTGAACGTCAGCTCCTCATCTTCAGCATCGGGATTCGGTGACATAGTAGCAGGGTCATAATCATAAAGAGCTAAGAACACACGCACTCGCTCCTCCGGGGCACCTCCGCCCGCGTACCCTTGATCAGAAGGCGCCTGTCCCTCCGCCGCCGGCGTAGCCTCGTCATACGCGTGATGAAGCGGTTGTTCTTCCCGCATCATTCCTTCCCCATACTGTCCATCTAGCGGAGTCGCACTCCTTTCTAGTTCCCCTCGGTCTGCCTCAGTGTCACTGTAGGTAATGTCGATGCCATCGTTGTCCACCAGCTCTCCTTCACTTTCTGAAAGCTTGATATTATCCACAAGTCTGTACGGTGAACCATGGTTAGCGTTTGTTCTTAGCTGGTCACTACTATTTGCTAAATATTTTCCAAAGCCTTGGCCCTCTGACGTTTTATTGGTGTTCACCGCCGAAGAACCTTCTGTTTGCGATATTTTACGAACGCTTTCGAAGTCGACGCGTCCCGACGATTGATCCCAAACTTGCTCATCGTCGAGTAAATCCATGACATCATCATCGCTCTCGAAGCCCTCGGAGGCCGAGTGTGAGCGCGGAAAATGTACCTCTTCCGATAAGTCTTCCTCGTCTTCTTCTTGAATTATGGAAAGCGGGGCCTGTTCGCTTGATTCACTTTCAAAGTCACTCTCGTCATACTCTAGAGGACGAATATAAGGCATTCTATCCTCGCTCTCCTTTCCTTCGGGACTTGTTCGTTGAACACTCTGCGCTTCTTCCAATGACTGTCCTAATTCTTCCATGTCGAGGTCACTCTCTGAAGACATATCGCTCCCCTTACTAATTCTTGAAGGATTCTTTTGCGTTTCTGATGTTTCTTCGCCAGAAAGCGCTTGTTCTTCCTCAGCAAGCTGTTGCTCGACCTTGGGAACTTCGGTATCAGCTTCGATGTCGTCGTTACTCTAAATACAAGAATCACAGGACATGAGCAAGTTTGGAAGTTTGCATTTACAAGAGTGAATATTTGGCTGGCCACGAGTGTCAAAAAGTCCTGGAGCAAATAACATGTAAGATTTCTCACAACTTCAGTCCGTTATTCTGTAACACGTGACAAAATTAACCAAGCTCATTAGCTTTGGAATTactccttacaacatcaagtagataagtgatgaaagtaaattaaaaaaatatcaattgggggattacAAACTGATCCAATAGttaattctcagaactaacagCAAAAGAATTGCATGCAGACAGTATGaggaattactgatgagatcttgagcattttaaccctttacagcctTGCATCAGTATgcagattctccatactgttctccatacatttcctaaggtgctgacaaggagaatttgatcatttcagttattttcatgaccttaatgtgtgattcaagtgACGTTGTAgtgagaaattacatgctggtcactGTTAGGGGTCAAAAGTTTAAGGGTTacctaatttacaagaaaatgtgtaatACTTAAATGGAAGAGTTACATGACCAGAAGTCAGGATTTGTAGGGTTGAAATCGACAGTGCTCTAAGCGAAGGCTTTCGACTTAACGTTTGAAGTTGTTGGTCAAACAACCGCTGTAATCTAAAGTATAACCACATTTTCGTTCGAACAGAGCATGCTGGTATAACCCCTGTTAACGAGCAAAATGGTAGGTTTACAGAAGGGTTATTTACGCTGTTTTTTTTCATACTACTTCTACAAATTATCTACGACGTTCCACAGTCCAACGCTTACGTTACGTACGTatgagtaaattttaaaagatgagAAGAAAAATGGACAGGcgagaatataaaaaaaagaactcttgAATCCACCAAGAGATTTCCCTTTAACCACCATTTAGTCTTTAACCACCATTTAGTCTGAGGAAATAGGACCCCATTTTCTGacgtaataaaaaaagaaaaaaaagctaataAAATATAAACCCAACTTTCCGTCACcaacaaaaacattaaagaaGCAAAGAGGTACCTCTTCAAGCCGTTGATAGCCTTGCTCTTCCACATTCACCACAGTCTCTGTTTTAGCAGCTTGCTCTTTATCCTCCGAATCGTCTGGTATACAAATCTCAacttcttcatcatcttcgTCTTCGGATCCACTTCTTCCGTCGCTTTTCGTGATACTTTCGGCAGTTTCCGATTCATCCCCGGTCTCGTATTTCCACACGACCGGTTCTCCCTTCGTTCGAGGCTGCGCAAGAAGACCAGAATCGTCCTTGGTGTGTTTGGCAATGTCTTCAACTAAAACTTCTTGTGGCTGGCCATTCTCGCCCATACTAAAGCGTCTTACGCTATCGGCTCGTTCCCTTGGTGGCTCAGAGACCAGCTCACCATTCGCCAAGTTATCTGAGCCTTCGTGACCTCCATGAGATCCGAAAGATCTTTCTAACAACATATCATTGTTCTGCAACACCTGCTCAGTTTCTTTAGGTGTTATAACCTGATTTGCCTTGAAATTAAACATACCTAAGGGCATAACAACTTCATTTGAATCAGCTGACTCGCCCTCACACGACTGAGTTCTAACAATAACACGAAGAACATCGCTGTGACTTTTCTTGCTCGCCCGTTCGACCATCCACGACACGGCTGTCACGCAATCTGCTGTGGGTGACGTGACTTCCGTACATGGAAAGCCGTTGATGTAAACTTTGTATCCTGTCACGCGAGCGCCGTTTGAGGCACCTTTGTCTGTGATTGTCACTGGAATCCAGTTAACATCAAGGGTGTTTGATTGACCTGGAGTTGCTTCCACATCGAGAGGTGGATCTGGCAgaccttaaaaaaataacaataccTAAGTACACAGCAAGGGTAGACCCATAAGCGAAAAACTGGCTGCAGAGATCTTAATTTATTCATCgtctatgaaaaaaattaaaaatcacagTAGTATTCATGGGATTCATTAAACAAAAGATGCAGGAAATAATGGATAGTGATGCTGTTCTCAGTCTCCTTTAGGGCAACGTCGATTTTACCAACACTATTTTTGCGAACGAAGTAATTCTCAAAGGCAGTATTTCTTTCAGGGGCTGGACTGAGATTAATATCCATGTCAGGTTGCTCAACTACCACGATAACAGTGTCCTGTATCAGCAACTAAACCCCCACCCCCAACCCTTGTGACGAAAATCCAGGTTGATAAACAGTGTTTCTCAGCCTAGTGTCATTTATGTGGAACAGGAACTTAACAAAAGGCGATGTCACAAATTCATTCAATACGAATAAAAACCTAAGTTCTCCTTGGAAAGTCCACTAGTCGAGGTAAAAAGAGGTGAAAGTAGTAAAGCGTAGCCTCTTGAGGTATTCCCCTATGTTCTAGCTAGTCGTTGCTGGTTCGACAGCACTAAAACAAAAAGCTCTCCAGCACCCTGCTATTTAAAAATATCGTATGTTGAAAAGGTTTCTCAATATACCTCCTGGTTCAGTTCGAAATTCTGCTTCAGCTGTCAACAGATCAACCTCGATATCCTCTTCACGATCGTCAACTGACACTCGCTTAGGATCCTTAGCACGTATGTGAACCTTATACCACTGATCCGGTTCGAGATTACTGATTGTGTGCTGGAAGGTCCCAGGGCGAACTGTTCTATGGAGGTCCCCATTTAGAAGGATTTCGTGGCTGAATGAGCTGTTGCCTGGCGACCACTCGATCTTAGCTGACGTGGGAGAAATGCAGGTGACATGCACGTGACTGGGAGCAAAGTTTGCATCTGAGGGAAGAAAACAAACGGTTGGGAAAAAATCTGATGAACCttataagaaaaacaaaaagaataaattcAACTGAAATGATTCCCTCCTCCCATCAAATCTGACTTGTCGATCTCTCgaaaaccttaaaaattttaatttaaacaaaaacacaatATCTCTTTCCTCTAGTTACAGATATAACTACATGCAAGGAAGCTATCAGTCTGAACGCTACACTTTTGCATACTGCTGACCTTTGCCAATTGTCACCACAGCTGAGCGGTCTGATGATTCTTCTCCCTGCGTTGTGATGGTACGTACAGAGAGGCGGTATGTctggtgaaaaaataaaaaaaaataacagaaaaaaacaaacttcaacTTTGGCCCGTAACTCTCAATAGCGACTAACATATAACTTCCCTTCAAGaaatcaatacattatcaagtaAACTGAGAGAAGAAACAATTAacttcaaataaacaaaatgatcctCGCAAGAGGACTGCACGTTAAACAATCAAGGAACTATTCTTCTTCTGATTGGTATCATTGGTATCAACAAATCTCCATGAAAATGCATTTATGCGGTTAGAATCATGAATGATTTCCGAAAATTTGGATTGGGTCTAGCTTCGTGAATTGGAATTCATGTCAAAACTATAGAACGTTTAAAAAAGAGAGCTTAGACACAAATTGCTCTCTTCGTCTCTCATTTCCCTTTCCTCCTCTACTACTTAAAATAATCGAAACGTATACACACAAGTTGCAACTTCCTGAAATCAATTACTATTCAATTGCTGTCTACCATAATTTACTGGACTATCATTTACGTTCATgcacaataaaaaaatggttGAATCTTACCTCCTGGGGGTCAATATCTTCCAGAAGCGCCTTTGTTTTGCTGCTTCCTTTGATCATAAGTCGTAGCTCTCCATTCGCATACACACCATAACCTTTCACTTGGTCTGCAGGCAAATCAGCGGGTTTCCAACTTAGGAGCACGCTCCGGGTAAACTGACGCTCAAGGTGGAGCCTCCTAGGGGAGGGAACTCCTGAGATAACAAATTAGGACAGACAGAAATCAGTGTTTAAACGGCTGAATGACAAAACATACTTCTGAAAGGTTTGTTTCTGCATAAACTGTGGCACCGCGTcgattggggggggggggggaaagggaggGGGAAAAATTATAAGATAATTCTAATGCTTACATTTCGAGAGTTGGCCCTTAGAGTGAAAGACGGGAAAACGCTTTTCGGTGgctaaattatcaactcagttcataaaaccaaattatcttgaagTACTTGtaaaaaacttgtttca from Pocillopora verrucosa isolate sample1 chromosome 2, ASM3666991v2, whole genome shotgun sequence includes the following:
- the LOC131786930 gene encoding protein-glucosylgalactosylhydroxylysine glucosidase-like; this encodes MASANEFIVALSMVCFCQTVHATPNATNFESSSLPYDPRLNPSVGNGYLATAVYSDTVYVSGIFNGRGTETPSHRARIPSTSAIVVRTNLSSNATEELFSLNVAQGVFYHRLHVDNFTLEQRMYAHRVHQHLLVTEIAFQNNMRDTVSLFMTNVYGPPSVDIDFKRDDFPRKSLDDLKINSISGYIKITEEPTSPKEGVAVVWGDIPPRLDIRPSSEIQTFYFITAIATSLDAKDFLTSAHQAYKDAMEQPEKLLESHIEAWKELWDAGRIDLEGNLTLAQTVSGSLYYTLSSLRSSRIFGLSPGGLATDGYDGHVFWDQETWMFPPLLLLHQDLARTCLAYRFERLQAAEEKAKKYGFRGAMFPWESAVTGSEVCPGEIYSDYEQHITGDIAFAVRQLWMASGDQQWLRSQAFPLIRATAEFWASRAIYNDSKRGYVIYNVMPPDEDAEVVNNSAYTNIIAKLNLEFAHEVLPNASENWKTIAQNMYIPFDSTNDYHPEYDGYQGIEVKQADVILLGYPLMVNMSSQLRRNDLSFYEPRTNPRGPAMTKSMFAINWLDIGENSRAEKSFNASYVNAKIPFMVWTESADGGGAVNFITGAGGFLQSILFGYGGLRLRDRRQLQFNPKLPPGSTGLKFVGIDYHGNSIDFVISASHSQIVVTSRQQSAPVLQVTVLSSKEKYRLEIGEKIEVSNEPLIISPLQANKITEIKLFVETVLT